From the genome of Streptomyces sp. NBC_01317, one region includes:
- a CDS encoding SpoIIE family protein phosphatase has product MHPDDASPAGSGIPLDAVAAAVVDRRGTVIRWSSAAESLLGRGAEDVCGRSVRRLLARPLPPAYGVGRYRPGSGVAGLRHSSGRTVDAAYRVVPLEGADEYLLTAVPTADAAESEQALSLLRALFSQTRLGVGIHDTDLNVVRTNITPEMFDGPPLPVGSRLGKVMDAEDAEAVESVLREVLETGVPAVRSTHLVRAPHPWGRQWVMSLTAFRLLDRSGRPGGVAVAVNDTTAEETLRRQIDLLHTSAARIGSSLDVVETAQELADVVVPELGDVVTVDLSESVLSGEEPPLVFGGGRQHLARVAVATAGGGWQAGLLGPGESYPPLPDSDELRGIQEGATLLASRDAVMGALGGDDRLAGLLVPDRAHSVLVAVLRARGRSLGSVSVWRTDRRPEPFEDSDRLLLAEITSRAALGVENARRYTHEHRAAVALQEQLLPQPTTDLPAVETAGTYRPAEGAMSISGDWFDVIPLPSSRVALVIGDVIGHGLPATATMGRLRTAIQAFGGMELPPEEVLTQVDDLVQRLAAEAPPGRRDVVGATCLYALYDPVSGLCTFASAGQPPPVLVRPGGGAEFLDVPPGPPLGVGGVPFESVTVRLEPDTVLALYTDGLFGLEDFDVERALARIKRRLDTTCRPGSALGEVGRSLLADFGDEPPQDDLAVLLARTRTLSSHSVASWEFPAGPASVAVARAAAMRQLAAWGLDDLSLTTELVVSELVTNAVRHAGGPVGLRLIRENVLICEVTDPSNTQPRLLRATDLDEGGRGLFIVANCTTRWGSRYGRSGKTIWTEQPFFSRSGNDDPASVPLAG; this is encoded by the coding sequence ATGCACCCAGATGACGCATCCCCCGCGGGGTCAGGGATCCCCCTCGACGCCGTGGCGGCGGCGGTCGTGGACCGGAGGGGTACCGTGATCCGCTGGTCGTCCGCCGCGGAGTCCCTGCTCGGACGCGGTGCGGAGGACGTCTGCGGCCGGTCCGTCCGGAGACTGCTCGCCCGCCCGCTCCCGCCGGCGTACGGCGTCGGGCGGTACCGCCCCGGCAGCGGCGTCGCCGGGCTGCGCCACTCCTCGGGGAGGACCGTCGACGCCGCCTACCGCGTGGTCCCGCTGGAGGGCGCCGACGAGTACCTGCTCACGGCCGTCCCCACGGCCGACGCGGCGGAGTCCGAGCAGGCGCTGTCCCTCCTGCGCGCCCTGTTCTCCCAGACCCGCCTGGGCGTCGGCATCCATGACACGGACCTGAACGTCGTACGGACCAACATCACCCCCGAGATGTTCGACGGCCCGCCCCTGCCGGTCGGCAGCCGGCTGGGCAAGGTGATGGACGCCGAGGACGCGGAGGCCGTGGAGAGTGTGCTCCGCGAGGTGCTGGAGACGGGCGTGCCGGCCGTGCGCAGCACGCACCTGGTCCGGGCCCCGCACCCCTGGGGCCGGCAGTGGGTCATGTCGCTCACGGCGTTCCGGCTCCTGGACCGGTCCGGGCGCCCGGGCGGGGTCGCCGTGGCGGTGAACGACACCACCGCCGAGGAGACGCTCCGCCGGCAGATCGACCTGCTCCACACGTCCGCCGCCCGGATCGGTTCCTCGCTCGACGTCGTCGAGACCGCGCAGGAGCTGGCCGACGTGGTCGTACCGGAACTCGGTGACGTGGTCACGGTGGACCTCTCCGAGTCCGTGCTCTCCGGGGAGGAGCCACCGCTCGTCTTCGGGGGCGGGCGCCAGCACCTGGCGCGGGTGGCGGTCGCGACGGCCGGGGGCGGGTGGCAGGCCGGTCTGCTGGGGCCGGGAGAGTCGTACCCGCCGCTGCCGGACAGCGACGAACTGCGCGGGATCCAGGAAGGGGCCACCTTGCTGGCGTCCCGCGACGCGGTGATGGGCGCGCTGGGCGGCGACGACCGCCTGGCCGGGCTGCTCGTCCCCGACCGGGCGCACTCCGTCCTGGTGGCGGTCCTGCGGGCGCGGGGCCGCAGCCTCGGGAGCGTCTCGGTGTGGCGTACGGACCGGCGGCCCGAGCCGTTCGAGGACTCCGACCGGCTCCTCCTGGCGGAGATCACCTCGCGGGCCGCCCTGGGCGTGGAGAACGCCCGCCGCTACACCCATGAGCACCGCGCGGCGGTCGCGCTCCAGGAGCAGCTGCTCCCGCAGCCCACGACCGATCTGCCGGCCGTGGAGACGGCGGGCACCTACCGCCCGGCGGAGGGGGCGATGAGCATCAGCGGCGACTGGTTCGACGTCATCCCGCTGCCTTCGTCGCGGGTGGCGCTGGTCATCGGTGACGTCATCGGCCACGGCCTCCCCGCGACGGCGACGATGGGCCGGCTCCGTACCGCGATCCAGGCGTTCGGCGGGATGGAGCTGCCTCCTGAGGAGGTCCTCACCCAGGTGGACGACCTCGTCCAGCGGCTGGCCGCCGAGGCGCCCCCGGGGCGGCGGGACGTGGTCGGTGCCACCTGCCTGTACGCCCTCTACGACCCGGTGTCGGGCCTGTGCACCTTCGCCAGCGCCGGCCAGCCCCCGCCCGTCCTGGTCAGGCCGGGCGGCGGAGCGGAGTTCCTGGACGTGCCGCCCGGTCCCCCGCTGGGTGTGGGCGGGGTGCCCTTCGAGTCCGTCACCGTGCGGCTGGAGCCGGACACCGTCCTGGCCCTCTACACCGACGGCCTGTTCGGCCTGGAGGACTTCGACGTCGAACGCGCGCTGGCGCGGATCAAACGCCGCCTGGACACGACGTGCCGGCCGGGGTCCGCGCTCGGAGAGGTCGGCCGCTCCCTGCTGGCCGACTTCGGCGACGAGCCTCCCCAGGACGATCTCGCCGTGCTTCTCGCCCGGACCAGGACGCTCTCGTCCCACTCCGTCGCCAGCTGGGAGTTCCCGGCCGGACCCGCGTCGGTCGCCGTCGCGCGGGCGGCGGCGATGCGGCAGCTGGCCGCGTGGGGACTGGACGATCTCTCGCTCACGACCGAACTGGTCGTCAGCGAGCTGGTGACCAACGCCGTCCGCCACGCCGGCGGTCCGGTGGGCCTGCGGCTCATCCGCGAGAACGTCCTGATCTGCGAGGTGACCGACCCCAGCAACACCCAGCCGAGGCTCCTGCGCGCCACCGACCTGGACGAAGGGGGCCGGGGCCTGTTCATCGTCGCCAACTGCACGACGCGCTGGGGCAGCCGGTACGGCAGGAGCGGGAAGACGATCTGGACCGAGCAGCCCTTCTTCTCCCGCTCCGGGAACGACGACCCCGCCTCGGTCCCGCTCGCGGGGTAG
- a CDS encoding helix-turn-helix domain-containing protein, whose translation MMLEAAGLTTGEETVYRLLVTMSAASADELAGPAGLSQGEAERVLTALAAKGLASGTDRSPQDRAPRSFAATPPDVALLPHLQRQSDSLEQARAAVTDLLETYRSTRRRRDPDQLIEVITGAEALRQHLRQIQDSTRHEMLWFCKAGHVAMPSGSNSAEFDALARGVRYRVLYEQAFFDDSGAVDNVVEGVRAGEMARAVPHLPLRLAVADRAIAIFPLVPGGPSGSSEEPTTALVRGSSLLDALVALFERYWEDAVPLHVSESGTVSGTDASAGGGVLPPTDRQLLSLLVAGVADKAIASQLGLSRRTVQRRIQSMMALAGATTRMQLAWQAARRGWM comes from the coding sequence ATGATGCTGGAGGCAGCGGGTCTCACCACCGGTGAGGAAACCGTCTACCGGCTGCTCGTCACGATGTCCGCCGCGTCGGCGGACGAGCTGGCCGGGCCCGCGGGACTGTCCCAGGGAGAGGCGGAGCGGGTGCTGACGGCACTCGCCGCCAAGGGGCTCGCCAGCGGAACGGACCGGTCTCCGCAGGACCGCGCGCCGCGGAGCTTCGCCGCCACGCCTCCCGATGTGGCCCTGCTGCCGCACCTCCAGCGGCAGTCGGACTCCCTGGAGCAGGCCCGCGCGGCCGTCACCGACCTCCTGGAGACGTACCGGAGCACCCGGCGCCGCCGCGACCCCGACCAGCTCATCGAAGTGATCACCGGCGCGGAGGCACTGCGCCAGCACCTGCGGCAGATCCAGGACAGCACCCGGCACGAGATGCTGTGGTTCTGCAAGGCGGGGCACGTGGCCATGCCGTCGGGGAGCAACAGCGCCGAGTTCGACGCGCTCGCGCGCGGGGTGCGCTACCGCGTCCTGTACGAGCAGGCGTTCTTCGACGACTCGGGCGCCGTGGACAACGTGGTCGAGGGGGTACGGGCGGGGGAGATGGCCCGGGCCGTGCCGCACCTCCCGCTGCGCCTGGCGGTCGCCGACCGGGCCATCGCGATCTTCCCGCTCGTGCCCGGCGGCCCGAGCGGAAGCTCCGAGGAACCGACGACGGCCCTGGTACGGGGCAGCAGCCTCCTGGACGCGCTGGTCGCCCTGTTCGAGCGCTACTGGGAGGACGCCGTACCGCTGCACGTCAGCGAGTCGGGCACGGTCAGCGGTACGGACGCGTCGGCCGGCGGAGGCGTACTGCCGCCGACGGACCGCCAGTTGCTGTCCCTGCTCGTCGCGGGCGTCGCCGACAAGGCGATAGCCAGCCAGCTGGGCCTGAGCAGGCGTACCGTACAGCGCCGGATCCAGTCGATGATGGCCCTCGCGGGGGCGACGACCCGGATGCAGCTGGCCTGGCAGGCGGCGCGCCGGGGCTGGATGTGA
- a CDS encoding S8 family peptidase, whose protein sequence is MRWIRLSAAVSTALLVTGGIVTPVSARSGPAVAAAPAATDHPAAPAATVRLVTGDRVTVGAGTDGKRVASVTPGPGRQGILFRTAEQDGALSVIPSDAEAALAAGRLDRRLFDVTALLAQGYDDARTDALPLIVAGAPGARVSSLDALTAFNDTTVPSHHLGSINARSLRVPDADLGRFWKQLTPAGESFTTSAAAPTVWLDGRVSPTLDRSTAQINAPAAWQAGYQGQGVKVAVLDTGADLTHPDLAGRATETKDFSGSGGTNDVFGHGTHVASTVGGTGAASAGLRKGVAPRSDLLIGKVLGDDGYGSESAVIEGMEWATAEGARIVSMSLGSDAPSDGTDPMSLAVNSLTQDSGALFVVAAGNAGEQGAQTIGSPGAADAALTVGAVDRDDSLAPFSSRGPRPGDKTVKPDVTAPGVGIVAARAAGTTMGDIVDQYYVAASGTSMATPHVAGAAALLAQEHPDWDAGRLKDALISTARTVPGQEATEQGGGRIDVAAAALGTVTATGTLALGPFRAGDTSGPSQDATIRYTNTAKADVTLTLAARLATSGGRELPAGAVRLGSGSVRVPAGATVGVPLHAEPSAAERGDYYGYVTATAGGKTVAHTTVSMGVHGPVHRLTVVSVDRDGKRVPGAPTIWGPDGFVGYDSYEPAVAQVEEGTYQISSASVNGAADGEELRQLVLPEVKVTKDMTVTLDARRTTQVEIRTPRPAEQRGVISFQTYRQIDGHGLIQGMMYFDIAKRLYVSPTARVTDGAFEFASRWQLVAPLLTAKVPGTALGLDPYYTHVSALFDHKGARLTAVDAGSTAAPDFRKARGKLAVVRDDASGELDLPARAAKAGAAGLLLVFPSDMYAWTRWTPNGDRTALPTLRVDAAQGAALLERLKKHTTTVEFSGTEKSPYLYDVMQVSEQQVPAQVVHTVSDRNSAQVRTTYADNGGQAWAGEQRFGWRPYQDTSWNQYTRDVPTGTERTEYVSSGTTSWQHVVNHTPVVDIDTPLNAGMRDTVRTYTAGQRSDEAWFGPVVRPSIPRGTDTPSVRTGDVLALRVPEFTDSAGHWSRLGAGGEDGGIGTRTPAPQGDSAAATLYRDGKKVAERADAWGDIQVAPGKAGYRLDLTTSRVSGEWAFGTSTRTSWEFRSDTTTDRTALPLLQLDYDVPVDARNTVGAGRTHDIGLTVRAQDGLPAPRGVSAKVDVSYDDGRTWTKASRVKDRGGNRFTATVERPDRMRADALVTLRVTAADRAGDTVTQTVRRAYLLEK, encoded by the coding sequence ATGAGATGGATCCGCCTGTCGGCGGCTGTGTCGACTGCTTTGCTGGTGACCGGAGGGATCGTGACGCCGGTCTCGGCGCGGTCGGGACCGGCGGTCGCGGCGGCGCCGGCCGCCACCGACCACCCCGCGGCACCCGCCGCCACCGTCCGCCTGGTCACCGGCGACCGGGTGACGGTCGGCGCGGGCACGGACGGCAAGCGTGTCGCGTCGGTGACACCCGGCCCCGGCCGCCAGGGCATCCTCTTCCGTACGGCGGAGCAGGACGGCGCCCTGAGCGTGATCCCCTCCGACGCGGAGGCGGCGCTCGCCGCCGGCCGGCTCGACCGCCGCCTGTTCGACGTGACGGCCCTGCTCGCGCAGGGATACGACGACGCGCGCACCGACGCGCTCCCGCTGATCGTCGCCGGCGCGCCCGGCGCGCGGGTCTCCTCCCTGGACGCGCTCACCGCCTTCAACGACACCACCGTCCCCTCGCACCATCTGGGCAGCATCAACGCCCGGTCGCTGCGCGTCCCCGACGCCGACCTCGGCCGCTTCTGGAAGCAACTCACCCCCGCCGGGGAGAGCTTCACCACCTCCGCAGCCGCCCCCACCGTGTGGCTCGACGGGCGGGTCAGCCCCACCCTCGACCGCAGTACGGCCCAGATCAACGCCCCGGCCGCCTGGCAGGCCGGCTACCAGGGCCAGGGCGTCAAGGTCGCCGTCCTGGACACCGGCGCCGACCTCACCCACCCCGACCTGGCGGGACGGGCCACGGAGACCAAGGACTTCTCCGGCAGCGGCGGGACGAACGACGTCTTCGGCCACGGCACCCACGTGGCCTCCACCGTCGGCGGTACGGGAGCGGCCTCCGCAGGTCTCCGCAAAGGTGTCGCCCCCCGGTCCGACCTGCTGATCGGCAAGGTGCTCGGCGACGACGGCTACGGCAGCGAGTCGGCCGTCATCGAGGGCATGGAGTGGGCCACCGCCGAGGGCGCCCGCATCGTCAGCATGAGCCTCGGGTCCGACGCGCCCAGCGACGGCACCGACCCGATGAGCCTCGCGGTCAACAGCCTCACCCAGGACAGCGGCGCGCTGTTCGTGGTCGCCGCGGGCAACGCGGGCGAGCAGGGCGCCCAGACCATCGGTTCCCCCGGGGCGGCCGACGCCGCCCTGACCGTGGGCGCCGTCGACCGCGACGACTCCCTCGCCCCCTTCTCCAGCCGGGGCCCCCGCCCTGGTGACAAGACCGTCAAGCCCGACGTCACCGCGCCCGGCGTCGGCATCGTCGCCGCCCGCGCGGCCGGGACGACCATGGGCGACATCGTCGACCAGTACTACGTCGCCGCGTCCGGCACCTCGATGGCCACCCCGCACGTCGCGGGCGCCGCCGCGCTCCTCGCCCAGGAGCACCCCGACTGGGACGCGGGCCGCCTCAAGGACGCCCTGATCAGCACCGCCCGTACCGTCCCGGGACAGGAAGCCACCGAGCAGGGCGGCGGCCGCATCGACGTCGCCGCCGCCGCGCTCGGCACGGTCACGGCGACCGGCACCCTCGCGCTGGGCCCCTTCCGGGCGGGCGACACCTCCGGCCCCTCCCAGGACGCCACGATCCGCTACACCAACACCGCCAAGGCGGACGTCACCCTCACTCTCGCGGCCCGCCTCGCCACCTCCGGCGGCCGTGAACTGCCCGCCGGAGCCGTGCGGTTGGGCTCGGGTTCCGTACGCGTCCCCGCCGGCGCCACCGTCGGGGTCCCGCTGCACGCGGAACCGTCCGCAGCGGAGCGCGGCGACTACTACGGCTACGTCACCGCCACCGCCGGCGGAAAAACGGTCGCGCACACCACGGTGAGCATGGGCGTCCACGGCCCGGTCCACCGCCTCACCGTCGTCAGCGTCGACCGCGACGGAAAGCGCGTCCCCGGGGCGCCGACCATCTGGGGTCCCGACGGATTTGTCGGCTACGACAGCTACGAACCCGCCGTCGCCCAGGTCGAGGAGGGCACGTACCAGATCAGCTCGGCCTCGGTGAACGGCGCCGCCGACGGCGAGGAACTACGCCAACTCGTCCTGCCCGAGGTGAAGGTCACCAAGGACATGACCGTCACCCTGGACGCCCGCAGGACCACCCAGGTGGAGATCCGTACCCCGCGACCCGCCGAACAGCGCGGCGTCATCAGCTTCCAGACGTACCGTCAGATCGACGGCCACGGGCTGATCCAGGGAATGATGTACTTCGACATCGCCAAGCGGCTGTACGTCAGCCCCACCGCGCGGGTCACCGACGGCGCGTTCGAGTTCGCCTCACGCTGGCAGCTCGTGGCGCCGCTCCTCACGGCGAAGGTCCCGGGCACCGCACTCGGCCTCGACCCCTACTACACCCACGTGTCGGCGCTGTTCGACCACAAGGGCGCCAGGCTCACCGCGGTGGACGCGGGCAGCACCGCCGCGCCCGACTTCCGCAAGGCACGCGGCAAACTCGCGGTCGTACGGGACGACGCGTCGGGTGAACTGGACCTGCCCGCCCGGGCCGCGAAGGCCGGAGCCGCCGGACTCCTGCTTGTCTTCCCCTCCGACATGTACGCCTGGACCCGCTGGACGCCCAACGGCGACCGGACGGCCCTACCCACCCTGCGGGTCGACGCGGCCCAGGGCGCGGCCTTGTTGGAGCGGCTCAAGAAGCACACCACCACGGTCGAGTTCTCCGGCACGGAGAAGAGCCCGTACCTCTACGACGTGATGCAGGTGTCGGAACAGCAGGTCCCGGCCCAGGTGGTCCACACCGTCTCGGACCGCAACAGCGCGCAGGTGCGCACCACTTACGCCGACAACGGCGGCCAGGCGTGGGCGGGCGAACAGCGCTTCGGCTGGCGCCCCTACCAGGACACCTCCTGGAACCAGTACACCCGCGACGTGCCCACCGGCACCGAGCGCACCGAGTACGTCAGTTCGGGAACGACGTCGTGGCAGCACGTCGTGAACCACACACCCGTCGTCGACATCGACACCCCCCTCAACGCCGGCATGCGGGACACGGTCCGTACGTACACCGCCGGTCAGCGCTCCGACGAGGCATGGTTCGGCCCCGTCGTACGGCCCTCGATCCCGCGCGGCACGGACACCCCGTCCGTCCGCACCGGTGACGTACTCGCCCTGCGCGTACCGGAGTTCACCGACTCCGCGGGCCACTGGTCGCGGCTGGGCGCAGGCGGCGAGGACGGCGGTATCGGTACGAGGACACCCGCCCCGCAGGGGGACTCGGCCGCCGCCACCCTCTACCGCGACGGCAAGAAGGTCGCCGAACGCGCCGACGCCTGGGGCGACATCCAGGTGGCGCCGGGGAAGGCCGGCTACCGGCTCGACCTGACGACCTCCCGGGTCTCCGGCGAGTGGGCCTTCGGCACGAGCACCCGCACGTCCTGGGAGTTCCGCTCGGACACCACCACCGACAGGACCGCGCTCCCGCTCCTCCAGCTCGACTACGACGTACCCGTCGACGCGCGCAACACGGTCGGCGCGGGGCGTACGCACGACATCGGGCTGACGGTCCGCGCCCAGGACGGCCTGCCGGCGCCGCGCGGGGTGTCGGCGAAGGTCGACGTCTCCTACGACGACGGCCGGACCTGGACGAAGGCCTCCCGGGTCAAGGACCGGGGCGGCAACCGCTTCACGGCCACCGTCGAACGGCCCGACCGGATGCGGGCGGACGCCTTGGTGACCCTGCGGGTGACGGCCGCCGACCGCGCGGGCGACACGGTCACCCAGACCGTGCGGCGGGCGTACCTGCTGGAGAAGTAG
- a CDS encoding ATP-dependent DNA ligase, which produces MTLPRFAPMLATTGGLPPAAEERLWSAETKHDGQRALIYLPGDGSVVLRSRSGADITPAYPELGVLGTALPTGVAAVLDGEIVALDDQGRPEFERLQARMGLAGSPAKAAALARTVPAHLMLFDALHLGGRPLTRVPYADRRQELEGLRLLGPSWSTPAAIVGHSAQALETTREHGLEGIIRKRLTSVYEPGVRSRAWIKIRNVRTVDAIVGGWVPGRGQLGGLPGAVLVGRREEGALRYMGSVGTGWSDRERATLAQLLHAARIDYCPFDREPRVAGARWVLPRLVGEVTYSVRTRAGLLRQPSWHRLRPDLAPEDTTD; this is translated from the coding sequence ATGACCCTGCCCCGATTTGCCCCCATGCTCGCGACGACGGGCGGCCTGCCCCCGGCGGCCGAGGAACGGTTGTGGTCCGCGGAGACCAAGCACGACGGCCAGCGCGCGCTGATCTACCTGCCGGGCGACGGTTCCGTGGTGCTGCGTTCCAGGTCGGGCGCCGACATCACCCCCGCCTACCCCGAGCTGGGGGTGCTGGGCACCGCCCTCCCCACCGGCGTGGCGGCGGTGCTGGACGGGGAGATCGTGGCGCTGGACGACCAGGGGCGCCCGGAGTTCGAACGCCTCCAGGCCCGGATGGGACTGGCCGGATCGCCCGCGAAGGCCGCGGCCCTGGCCCGTACCGTCCCGGCCCATCTCATGCTCTTCGACGCGCTCCACCTCGGCGGGCGTCCGCTCACCCGCGTCCCGTACGCCGACCGGCGACAGGAGTTGGAAGGGCTACGGCTCCTCGGTCCTTCCTGGTCGACACCCGCCGCGATCGTCGGACACAGCGCCCAGGCGCTGGAAACGACCCGTGAGCACGGCCTGGAGGGCATCATCCGCAAGCGGCTCACCTCCGTGTACGAGCCCGGCGTGCGCTCCCGCGCGTGGATCAAGATCCGCAACGTGCGGACCGTGGACGCGATCGTCGGCGGCTGGGTCCCGGGCCGCGGCCAGCTCGGCGGGCTCCCGGGAGCGGTGCTCGTGGGACGCCGGGAGGAAGGCGCCCTGCGGTACATGGGGAGCGTCGGCACCGGGTGGAGCGACCGTGAACGGGCCACCCTCGCCCAGCTGTTGCACGCCGCGCGGATCGATTACTGCCCCTTCGACCGGGAGCCCCGCGTCGCCGGCGCGCGCTGGGTCCTGCCGCGCCTCGTCGGCGAGGTCACGTACAGCGTCCGCACCCGGGCCGGCCTCCTGCGCCAACCCTCGTGGCACCGGCTGCGCCCCGATCTCGCGCCGGAGGACACCACCGACTGA
- a CDS encoding SpoIIE family protein phosphatase: MEHDRNPTPGHTSSDELEADLRAELSMALELNGIGGFAWDLDSGRIILDSSALSIFGLKANDFDGLMTTLYERIMPEELDEIRERAAEVFADSRYSMSYGSYFRVRHSDGTVRWVHTQAAIRRDDAGKAVRAVGVIRTELQYAERKAILESDRRHQAGVVQATTAALSRALSVQDVLGALTSNEILGPVGAVGISLTVLEQNRLRRLAAAGMPPDYIRDLEFGRLDDERPIAAVFQHQNPLFITRAEIEASYPMLWPYIKTTDFTASAVLPLMAQARLTGVLAILYEEKDGFSPEEQYLLLALSATVAQSLQRALLYDEEHAMAVGLQEAMLPARIEDVPGLRVAARYRPARAGHQVGGDWYDVLPLPGGKVGLVVGDVQGHDIQAAAVMGQLRTVFRAYAAEGHAPSALMSRTSAFLHDLDTERLATCLYVSLDPATGEAEAVRAGHPSPHLRTAGGSARLDVAGGLPLGLSDLGDGPYPTGRFRLRPEETLLLCTDGLLEFHDTDMESGERQIQALLDTGPLDLDAMAEHIVASIENRQGQEDDVALLLATRAGTGPER; this comes from the coding sequence ATGGAACACGACAGGAACCCGACGCCGGGTCATACGTCGTCCGACGAACTCGAAGCCGACCTGCGGGCGGAATTGTCGATGGCGCTGGAATTGAACGGCATCGGCGGATTCGCGTGGGACCTCGATTCCGGCCGTATCATTCTCGATTCCAGTGCGCTTTCCATATTCGGCCTGAAGGCGAATGACTTCGACGGACTCATGACCACCCTCTACGAACGGATCATGCCGGAGGAACTGGACGAGATAAGGGAGCGGGCGGCCGAGGTCTTCGCGGACTCGCGGTATTCCATGAGTTACGGCAGCTACTTCCGTGTCCGCCACTCGGACGGCACCGTCCGGTGGGTCCACACGCAGGCCGCCATCCGCCGCGACGACGCCGGGAAGGCGGTCCGCGCGGTCGGTGTGATCCGTACCGAGCTGCAATACGCGGAGCGGAAGGCCATTCTGGAGTCCGACCGGCGCCACCAGGCCGGTGTGGTCCAGGCGACGACGGCCGCGCTGTCCCGGGCGCTCAGCGTGCAGGACGTGCTGGGGGCCCTGACGAGCAACGAGATCCTGGGTCCGGTGGGTGCCGTGGGGATATCACTCACGGTTCTCGAACAGAACAGGCTGCGGCGGCTCGCGGCCGCCGGAATGCCCCCCGATTACATCCGCGATCTGGAATTCGGCCGCCTCGACGACGAACGGCCCATCGCCGCGGTGTTCCAGCACCAGAATCCGCTGTTCATCACGCGGGCGGAGATCGAGGCCTCGTACCCGATGCTGTGGCCGTACATCAAGACCACGGATTTCACCGCCTCCGCGGTTCTCCCTCTCATGGCGCAGGCGAGACTCACCGGCGTACTGGCGATTCTGTACGAGGAAAAGGACGGTTTCTCCCCCGAGGAGCAATACCTTCTGCTGGCTCTCTCGGCCACCGTCGCCCAGTCGCTCCAGCGGGCCCTGCTCTACGACGAGGAGCACGCGATGGCGGTGGGCCTCCAGGAGGCGATGCTGCCCGCCAGGATCGAGGACGTGCCGGGGCTGCGGGTCGCGGCGCGTTACCGCCCGGCGCGCGCCGGTCACCAGGTGGGGGGCGACTGGTACGACGTCCTGCCGCTCCCCGGCGGAAAGGTCGGGCTGGTGGTGGGTGACGTGCAGGGGCACGACATCCAGGCCGCCGCCGTCATGGGGCAGCTGCGGACGGTGTTCCGCGCCTACGCCGCCGAGGGGCACGCGCCGTCGGCGCTGATGTCCCGGACGTCCGCGTTCCTGCACGACCTCGACACCGAGCGCCTCGCCACGTGTCTGTACGTCAGCCTCGATCCGGCGACCGGGGAGGCGGAGGCCGTCCGCGCCGGGCACCCGTCCCCCCACCTCAGGACCGCCGGGGGGAGCGCCCGCCTGGATGTGGCGGGCGGCCTGCCCCTCGGGCTGTCGGACCTGGGCGACGGGCCGTACCCCACCGGCCGCTTCCGCCTCCGTCCCGAGGAGACGCTCCTGCTCTGCACCGACGGCCTGCTGGAGTTCCACGACACCGACATGGAGTCAGGGGAACGTCAGATCCAGGCACTTCTGGACACCGGGCCCCTCGATCTCGACGCCATGGCGGAGCACATCGTCGCGAGCATCGAGAACCGGCAGGGCCAGGAGGACGACGTCGCCCTCCTCCTGGCCACGCGGGCGGGCACGGGACCCGAGCGGTAG
- a CDS encoding Rv1733c family protein: protein MGRGGYARMMRVLRPRPGLWWRWRRNPLRRRSDAVEAWMLPTVWALALTVAVVAGLLAAQGVRSAADGQRALRHHTPAVLLAGTPVAPASAGRPNGAVLAPVRWKSPGGAVRTGRISVPGGRPAGSTVRIWVDAGGRPAPPPATRDEAAFHAVILGGLAGLASGGTVLGFGALARHRLYRRRMLRWSREWDRIAPEWSRGTL, encoded by the coding sequence ATGGGGAGAGGTGGGTACGCGCGGATGATGAGAGTCCTTCGCCCCCGGCCGGGACTGTGGTGGCGCTGGAGACGCAATCCGCTCCGGCGTCGCAGTGACGCCGTGGAGGCGTGGATGCTGCCGACCGTGTGGGCACTGGCCCTGACCGTGGCGGTGGTGGCCGGGCTGCTGGCCGCCCAGGGGGTGCGGTCCGCGGCCGACGGGCAGCGGGCGCTGCGGCACCACACCCCGGCCGTCCTCCTCGCCGGCACCCCCGTCGCGCCCGCGTCGGCGGGCCGGCCGAACGGCGCGGTCCTGGCTCCGGTCCGGTGGAAGAGTCCTGGGGGTGCCGTGCGTACGGGCCGGATCTCCGTGCCCGGCGGGCGGCCGGCCGGAAGCACGGTCCGGATCTGGGTCGACGCCGGGGGAAGGCCCGCGCCACCGCCCGCCACGCGCGACGAGGCGGCCTTCCACGCGGTGATCCTCGGCGGTCTGGCCGGCCTCGCGAGCGGCGGTACGGTCCTGGGTTTCGGGGCCCTGGCCCGGCACCGGCTGTACCGGCGGCGCATGCTGCGATGGTCGCGGGAGTGGGACCGTATCGCCCCCGAGTGGAGCCGCGGGACGCTCTGA